In Plasmodium chabaudi chabaudi strain AS genome assembly, chromosome: 9, the following proteins share a genomic window:
- a CDS encoding U6 snRNA-associated Sm-like protein LSm1, putative: MEQIFNPLWLSSFEEDIDTYIFISSRDNKLYLGILRTYDQHGNIFLTHCVEKIIIPEQNYFSDVYVGNLIIRGDNIAYFGSIDESKYEKMFNYSQKDINENSQGENLYEENKKEDIILNYKPINQILKYIDKANNDSTIFEN, encoded by the exons ATGGAACAAATATTCAACCCACTATGGCTAAGTAGCTTTGAAGAAGATATAGatacatacatttttatttcttcgagagataacaaattatatttag GTATACTAAGAACATATGACCAAcatggaaatatatttttaactcACTgtgttgaaaaaattataatacctgaacagaattatttttctgaCGTTTATGTTG GAAACTTAATAATTCGAGGAGATaatattgcatattttgGATCGATTGATGAAagtaaatatgaaaaaatgtttaattattcccaaaaagatataaatgaaaattctCAAGgagaaaatttatatgaagaaaataaaaaggaagaCATCATTCTTAATTATAAGCCaataaatcaaattttaaaatatattgataaaGCAAACAATGATAGTACAATTTTTGAAAACTAG